The Sphingomonas sanguinis nucleotide sequence ATAGGCCGAGGCATAGATACCGAAATTGCCGAAGCGCTGCGCCGTCTCGACCTGCGCGGTGCCGCCCCAGGGGTCTTCGCCGCGCGCCGCCGCACGGCCCGCCACCTGGCCCTGAAGCCGGATCTGGCTGCGATGATTGGGCAGGTCGAAGGCGGTGATCGGCACCATGTCGATGATGCCCGCGATCACGTCGCCATCATACTTGGCGGTCGGCGCCTTGTCGACGCGCACCGTCTGGAGTGAGAAAGGCGACAGCAGGTTCATCGAGATGGCGCGGGTGCGCGCATCGGTCTGCGCCAGGCGCACGCCGTCGAGCGAATAGGCGTTGTACGAGGTGTCGAGACCACGGATCGAGACATACTGCGCCTCGCCGGTCGCCGCCGCGTTGCGCGACTGGTCCACCGACGAGCTGATGCCCGGCAGGTGGGTCAGCAGGTCGGCCAGATTCTGCTGCGGCTGAAGGCGCAGTTCCTCGCCCGAGACGACGGTGGCGAGCGACTGGCTGCGCAGCTGTTCGTCCTGCGCATCGACCACCGCCTGGCGATGGCCCTTGACCACCACGTCCTCGCCCGCCTGCGGATCGGTATCGGCAACGACCGGCTCGCTGGTGACGACCGGCTCGGCGGCCAGCGCAGGCGCGGCGAGCAGGAAGGTGGCGGCAGTGCTGCACAACAGGCGCACGACATGCGCCCGCTTGGACGAAGCGGTCATGGAAATCCCCCTGGATCAATTCTGATGGCGACGCCCCCCGGGCGCCTTCGACGGCTCCGCTAGGGGTGCCCTGTGACAGTCCGATGACTTATTGACCGAATTTTGATGACTTTGAAAAATTCTTGGCGCCACCGCCGATCATCGCCCCGGAGGCGTGGGCAATGTCACAGTCCTGACCCGAAATCGGTCCAAAGTCGCGCGATGATCGCTCTCCCCCGCCGCCTGCGCGCGCCGCTCGCCCTGTTCGCCCTTTCCATGCTGGCGGTGCCGGTCGCGGCGCAGAAGGCCCCTGCGCCCCAGGGGCTGACGCTCGACCGGGTCGTCGTGCTGATGCGGCACGGCGTCCGCGCCCCGCTGGACGGCGAGGTGCCGCACGGCACCCGCACCGCCAAGCCCTGGCCGATCTGGACCACGCCGGAGAGCGAACTGACCCCGCACGGCGCCGAAGCCCTCGCCGCCGAGGCCCGCGCCGACCGCGCGGACTGGATCGCGCGCGGCCTGCTGACCCGGAACTGCCCCGCGCCCGGCAGCATCCGCATCTGGACGAACAGCTCGTCCCGCACCATCGCCAGCGGCGAAGCCTATGCCAAGGCGCTGGCCCCCGGTTGCGCGGTGCCGGTCGCGCACAACCCGCTGGGTCAGGTCGATCCGCTGTTCGAGCCGCTGCGCGCCCGCGCCACCCGCTTCGACGCGACGACGGCGGTGGCGGATATCGACCGCTTCACCGGCGGTATGGACGCGCTGGTCGCGCGGAACCGCCCCGCGCTGCAATTGCTGAATCGGGTACTGGGCTGCGGCGATGCCAAGGGCTGCGACCCGGCGGGACCGGCGCGGCTGACGCCCTCGGCCGACGGGCATGGCATCGATCTGACCGGGCCGATCCGCACCGCCTCGGGCACGGCGCAGGTGCTGTTGCTGCAATATGCCGAAGGGCTGTCGCCTTCGGTCGGCGGCCTGCCGGTTGACGGGGCGGTGCTGGCGAGGCTGGGCGCGGTCCATGCCGCGCTGTTCGACGTCTATTCGCGCTCGCCCTATATGGCCGCGCACCAGTCGGCGGCGTTCGGGCGGCACATGATCGAGGCGCTGACCGCCAGGGACGGCGCGAAGATCGACATGCTGGTCGGACACGACACCAATGTCACCGCGCTGGCGGCTTTGCTCGGCTTCGATCTGGTCGCGCCGGGCTATGCGACCAATGATGCCGCCCCAGGCGGCGCGATCCTGATCGAGCGCTGGCATGATGCCAAGGGCCGCGCCTTCGTCACCGTCCGCTATCGCACCCAATCGCCGGAGCAGATCCGCGCCCACGCCGCCGCCGTGTCGGTGAAGCCGGTGCAGGTGCGCGGTTGCCCAGCCGATGCCCCCTGCCCGCTCGACCGCTTCGTAACGTTGTTCGGCGAGCGGCTGGCCCCGCTGGCGAGGTAGGGCTTTGGCGGGGTAGGGCTTGCCACCGCGCTTTTGCCCGGTAGGGCGAAGGCGGTCACGGTTTGGAAAGTGAAGATGAGCCTGCACCTGCTTCTGGTCGAGGACGATGCCACCTATGCGCACGGCCTCGCCGCCGACCTGATCGCAATGGGCCACCGGGTCGAGCATGTCGGGGACGGCCGCCTCGCGCTCGCCGCGATGGACCGCGAGCAATATGACGCGGTGATCCTCGACCGCATGATGCCGCGCCTGGACGGGCTGTCGGTGGTCGAGACGCTGCGCGGGGGCGGCATCACAGTGCCCGTCGTGATGCTGACCGCGCTGTCCATGGCGACCGACAAGGTCGACGGGCTGGAAGCGGGCGCGGACGATTATGTCGTCAAGCCGGTCGAGCCGCAGGAACTGGTCGCGCGCATCCAGGCGGTGATCCGGGGCCGCCGCTGGACGGTCAGCGAAAGCGACACCATCCGCGCAGGGAACATCGTGGTCAGCCCGACGGGCTTTCGCGCCTGGCGCGGCGGCCAGCCGATCACGCTCGCCAATCTGGAGCTGAAGCTGCTGGCCGAACTGGCCCGCCATGCGGGCGAGGTGCTGACCCGTGCCATGCTGATCGAGCGGGTCTGGGGCTATGATTTCGAGCCGGAGACCAATATCGTCGACGTCTATATTCGGCGCCTGCGCGTCAAGCTGACCGAGAATGGCGGCGAGGATCCCATCGAAACGGTGCGCGGGATCGGTTATTCGCTGAAACCATGATCCAGGGTGCGATCCGTCGTCTGTCGCTGCGCGGGCTGACTATCGGCGTCCTGGCCCTGTTCCTGATCGCGACGGTCGCCACCGCCATTGCGATCCTGGCCGCCAACCGCGTCACGGTGGCGCGCGCGGTGGACCGCCGGATCGAAGTCGTCGCCGATCTGGTGCTGGAGCGCGACGCGGGCGAGACGCGGCTTCCTACCCCCCTGCTGCTCGAACGCATCGCCACCCTGTCGGGCCAGCGCGACACCGGTGATATCGGTCTGTTGCTGCTGGGGCCGGACGGGCGCAGGTTGGGCGGCAATATCGCGCCGCGCTTCACCCTGCCGATGGGCCGTTCGGATTTGCGCCAGCGTGACGGGATCATCGGCCTGTCGCATGGCCGCGCGCTGGTCCGCGACGCGGGCGAAGGGCGGCGGCTGGCGGTGGTGGCGGAAACCGAGCCGTTCGACCGCTACCGCGCGACGCGGACGCGTATCTATCTGATCGGGTTCGGCTCGATCATCCTGATCGTGGTCGGCGGCCTCACCGCCTTTTCGATGCTGGTCGGCCGTCGCATCGCCGACCAACGCGCCACGGTCGAGGCGATCATCGCAGGCAACATCCGCCACCGCGTCCCCCTGACCGGATCGGGCGACGAGTTCGACCGCCAGGCCGCCGCCTTCAACCACATGCTCGACCGCATCGCCGAACTGATGGAGGCGATGCGCGGCCAGTCCAACGACATCGCCCATGACCTGCGCACGCCGCTGTCGCGCTTGCGCGGCCAACTGGCGCGGATGGTCGAGGAGGCGCGGGATCCCGCCCAGGCCGAGCGCGCCCACGCCGCGCTAGCCCAGTGCGACGCGCTGCTCGCCATGTTCGCCGCGCTGCTGCGCATCGCCGAGATCGAGGCGGGGCATCGCAAGGCGGGGTTCGCCCCCTTCGACCTGTCCATACTGGTCCGCGACACCGCGACGATGATGATCCCCGTCGCCGAGGATGCCGGGCATCGTCTGGACGTGGCGATCGATGCCGCAGCGCCGGACTTAGTCGGCGACCGGCAGTTGCTGACCCAGGCGCTGGTCAATTTGATCGGCAATGCGATCAAATATGGCGGCGACACGATCACCGTGTCGCTCGATGCCGGCGAAGAGGGCGTGACCTTGAGCGTCACGGATAACGGCCCCGGCATCGCGCCCGAGGATCGCGCCCGTGCGCTACGCCGTTTCGGGCGGCTCGATCCCGCGCGGGAAGCGGCGGGAGGCCATGGCCTGGGCCTGCCGCTGGTCGAGGCGATCGCGCGGCTGCATCGCGGGCGGCTAACGCTGGGCGACGCCGCGCCGGGGCTGGTCGTATCGCTGATCCTTCCCCGTCGCTGACACTCATTCCTCCCCTGCAAGGGGAGGGTGTGCGGCATGGTGGAGGGGTGTCCCCAGTCGCCCAGCCGGGACACCCCTCCGTCAGGCCTTCGGCCTGCCACCTCCCCTTGCAGGGTAGGAAGGATAAACAAAAAAGGGCCACCCCGAAGGGTGGCCCTGAAGTTGGGGTATCGGATCGGGATCAGAAGCGAACCGTGCCTTCCAGGCCGATGGTGCGCGGCGGGTTGAAGTTGCCGTAATCGCCCAGCGTCGTCGCATTGGCCGCCGAGCGGCGATAGACGAAGCTGTTGTTGAGCAGGTTGCGGCTCCACAGCGACAGGGTCATCTTCGTGCCGCCCTCGGTCAGCGGCAGGTCGGCCAGCGCGATGCGGCCGTTCATCACGAAGGTCTTGTCGGTGCGCGTCGTCTCGTTCTGGAAGCTGTAGGCCGGGTCGGCATAGTTGGCGTCCAGGTGGAAACGGACCTTGGCCTCCGAACCCGCCAGCGGCACCTCATAATCGGCATAGGCCGAGGCGGCGTTGCGCGGCGTATAGACCACGAACACCTGGGTCAGCGCGTTGCCCAGGAACGGGTTCGGCGTCAGCGGCACGTTGGTGTAGGTGTAGGCATAGGACGCGCCGACCGTCATGCCCTCGACCGGGTTGGTCGTGATGTCGGCCTCGACCCCGCGAATCTTGGACGTCCCCGGCGCGTTGCGGGTTTCCTCGGTATGCAGGTTGTAGGTCGGGCTGGCCGGGTTGGTGTCGACATTGTCGAAGTCGATCTGGGTGCCGGTGCGGTCCATGATATAGCCCGCCAGGTTCAGGCGGACGCGGTGCTCGAACAGGTCCATCTTCGACCCGATCTCATAGGACTTGACCGCTTCGGCGCCGAACGAGGCGAAGGTCTGCGACCGGTCGTTGGCACCGCCAGCGCGATAGCCGGTCGAGTATTTCGCATAGAGATGGATCGTGTCGGTCGCGTCGAACGCCGCCGTCACCATCGGATCGAACCGGCTGTTGTCGAAGGTGAAGGGGAAGTTGGTCGACTTGCCCTGCACCAGGTACAGCGTGCCGTTGCGCTTGTCCTTCGTATAGCGGCCACCCAGCGTCAGGTGGAAGGCGTCGAAACCCTCCGGCGTGTAGGTCGCCTGCGCGAAGGCGGCATAGCTATAGGCGCGGGCGAAGCTGCCGCGCTGGAAGAAGAACGAACCCGGCGCCCAGCCCTGGTTGCCCGAACCGATAGTGCCCAGCGCGGTCTGCGACAGGATGGTGTAGCCGGTGCCGTCGCCGTTCCACTGGTTGGTCGACGGAGTCGCCGCCGTCTCACGCGCGTTTTCGGTGAAGTAGAACAGGCCCGCCACGTAATCGAGCTGCGGCAGGCTGCCCACCGCCTGAAATTCCTGGCTGAACTGGTGCTGCTGCATGAAGGACAGGCTGTAGCGGCTGAACTTGCCGTTCGGCAGGAAGACGGTCCGGTGCGCGCCGCCCGAATTGTCCCACTGGTCGGTCGACACGCCGCGCCATGCGGTGATCGAGCGCAGCTCCAGGTTCGGCGCCACGTCGTAGTTCAGCTTGGCCGAGAAGCCATGGGTGCGGTCGACGCTATACTGCTGCGGCACGCCGATATCGGCGGTCTTCATGCGATTGTCGCCCGACACGACGACCAGCGGCGACAGGGGCGCGATGGTGCCGGAGGGCAGCTTGCCGCCATTGGCATTGATCTGCGCGATCGTCGCGACCGGCAGGCCGCGCGGGTTGTAGTTCAGCAACTGGCTGTAGAAGGGCGAGTTCTCGTCCTTCGCCTGATCATAGGACAGCTCGGCCGAGAAACCGTCGACCGGCTTCCAGACGGCGGCGACATGGCCGCCCGCGCGGTTGTACGCGCCCCAGCCCACGCT carries:
- a CDS encoding response regulator transcription factor, whose translation is MSLHLLLVEDDATYAHGLAADLIAMGHRVEHVGDGRLALAAMDREQYDAVILDRMMPRLDGLSVVETLRGGGITVPVVMLTALSMATDKVDGLEAGADDYVVKPVEPQELVARIQAVIRGRRWTVSESDTIRAGNIVVSPTGFRAWRGGQPITLANLELKLLAELARHAGEVLTRAMLIERVWGYDFEPETNIVDVYIRRLRVKLTENGGEDPIETVRGIGYSLKP
- a CDS encoding sensor histidine kinase; translation: MIQGAIRRLSLRGLTIGVLALFLIATVATAIAILAANRVTVARAVDRRIEVVADLVLERDAGETRLPTPLLLERIATLSGQRDTGDIGLLLLGPDGRRLGGNIAPRFTLPMGRSDLRQRDGIIGLSHGRALVRDAGEGRRLAVVAETEPFDRYRATRTRIYLIGFGSIILIVVGGLTAFSMLVGRRIADQRATVEAIIAGNIRHRVPLTGSGDEFDRQAAAFNHMLDRIAELMEAMRGQSNDIAHDLRTPLSRLRGQLARMVEEARDPAQAERAHAALAQCDALLAMFAALLRIAEIEAGHRKAGFAPFDLSILVRDTATMMIPVAEDAGHRLDVAIDAAAPDLVGDRQLLTQALVNLIGNAIKYGGDTITVSLDAGEEGVTLSVTDNGPGIAPEDRARALRRFGRLDPAREAAGGHGLGLPLVEAIARLHRGRLTLGDAAPGLVVSLILPRR
- a CDS encoding TonB-dependent receptor, with the protein product MNTNFVRAALLGGSALLALAATPAFAADTKPAADPAPAAAATDPATDSGELKDIVVTATKRETSLQKTPIAISVIDPTVLKDRHVQSLLDLADGTVPSLRVATFEARQSALTVGIRGIVPFDQNQTARDTGVGVYFDGVYLGRSQGLNAALFDIERVEVLRGPQGTLFGRNTEGGALSIVTAKPTGKFGGSLTAGFGNYGAYNTAAHVNLPEFNNISIKLDGVIQHQNPFVKNPLPGSVGWGAYNRAGGHVAAVWKPVDGFSAELSYDQAKDENSPFYSQLLNYNPRGLPVATIAQINANGGKLPSGTIAPLSPLVVVSGDNRMKTADIGVPQQYSVDRTHGFSAKLNYDVAPNLELRSITAWRGVSTDQWDNSGGAHRTVFLPNGKFSRYSLSFMQQHQFSQEFQAVGSLPQLDYVAGLFYFTENARETAATPSTNQWNGDGTGYTILSQTALGTIGSGNQGWAPGSFFFQRGSFARAYSYAAFAQATYTPEGFDAFHLTLGGRYTKDKRNGTLYLVQGKSTNFPFTFDNSRFDPMVTAAFDATDTIHLYAKYSTGYRAGGANDRSQTFASFGAEAVKSYEIGSKMDLFEHRVRLNLAGYIMDRTGTQIDFDNVDTNPASPTYNLHTEETRNAPGTSKIRGVEADITTNPVEGMTVGASYAYTYTNVPLTPNPFLGNALTQVFVVYTPRNAASAYADYEVPLAGSEAKVRFHLDANYADPAYSFQNETTRTDKTFVMNGRIALADLPLTEGGTKMTLSLWSRNLLNNSFVYRRSAANATTLGDYGNFNPPRTIGLEGTVRF
- a CDS encoding histidine-type phosphatase, giving the protein MIALPRRLRAPLALFALSMLAVPVAAQKAPAPQGLTLDRVVVLMRHGVRAPLDGEVPHGTRTAKPWPIWTTPESELTPHGAEALAAEARADRADWIARGLLTRNCPAPGSIRIWTNSSSRTIASGEAYAKALAPGCAVPVAHNPLGQVDPLFEPLRARATRFDATTAVADIDRFTGGMDALVARNRPALQLLNRVLGCGDAKGCDPAGPARLTPSADGHGIDLTGPIRTASGTAQVLLLQYAEGLSPSVGGLPVDGAVLARLGAVHAALFDVYSRSPYMAAHQSAAFGRHMIEALTARDGAKIDMLVGHDTNVTALAALLGFDLVAPGYATNDAAPGGAILIERWHDAKGRAFVTVRYRTQSPEQIRAHAAAVSVKPVQVRGCPADAPCPLDRFVTLFGERLAPLAR